The following proteins are encoded in a genomic region of Thermogemmata fonticola:
- a CDS encoding tyrosine-type recombinase/integrase has product MASIGNDANGRKRILFLDPRDGKRKTVRLGKCDKRTAQAIAIHIEALLAAQVRGLPIPPDTATWLKELHGELREKLVKLGLVEAPKCMTLGEFLQSYLERHTHVKEASRGVIAQTVRNLLTYFGEDCRIDSITAGQADDFRKWLLAGGRSPRQPKKPKALAPATVHRRLGHCRSIFADAVRQKLIAESPFAGIKRPEARNRDRQAYVPADVIERLIREQAPSAEWRLLLALARYLGLRVPSEPFSLTWDCVDWEKQRLRVPSPKTERSGKGFRVVPILPQVLPYLQEVWDQAPEGSIYIFHHLRQRESAKAADRGFWGSVNLRTHFLRMLKRAGIRPWPRLWHNLRASAQTDLANTFPDHVVCEWLGNTAAVAQDHYLQVTDAHFDLARQWGGPLGAVPPPTRSASCLHTPILSGGTESGTQAAQFAAQQNTEVQCAIWRRESQELGIEDVTHRVASSCSTVPSQKLTLSGFEPEF; this is encoded by the coding sequence ATGGCCAGCATTGGGAATGATGCCAACGGTCGCAAGCGCATCCTGTTCCTTGACCCGCGCGATGGGAAGCGGAAAACGGTGCGGCTGGGCAAGTGCGACAAGCGAACAGCTCAAGCTATCGCTATCCATATCGAAGCTTTACTCGCGGCTCAGGTTCGCGGCTTGCCAATTCCCCCAGACACGGCAACGTGGCTGAAGGAATTGCATGGCGAGCTGCGCGAGAAGCTGGTGAAGCTGGGGCTTGTCGAAGCGCCGAAGTGCATGACGCTGGGGGAGTTTCTCCAGTCCTATCTGGAGCGGCACACGCACGTCAAAGAGGCCAGTCGGGGCGTGATTGCTCAGACTGTCCGGAATCTGCTAACTTACTTCGGGGAGGATTGCCGGATCGATTCCATCACAGCAGGTCAGGCTGACGACTTTCGCAAATGGCTGCTGGCGGGGGGACGTTCGCCGCGGCAACCCAAAAAGCCCAAGGCCCTGGCTCCGGCGACGGTGCATCGGCGACTAGGGCATTGTCGCAGCATCTTTGCCGACGCCGTGCGTCAGAAACTGATTGCAGAGAGTCCCTTCGCGGGGATCAAGCGACCGGAGGCCCGCAATCGGGATCGCCAGGCTTATGTTCCCGCTGACGTAATAGAGCGGCTGATCCGGGAACAAGCCCCATCGGCGGAGTGGCGCTTGCTCCTGGCTCTTGCTCGCTACTTGGGCTTGCGAGTGCCGAGTGAGCCATTCTCTCTCACGTGGGACTGTGTGGATTGGGAGAAACAGCGCCTCCGAGTCCCCAGTCCGAAAACTGAGCGGAGCGGCAAGGGCTTTCGGGTGGTGCCGATTCTACCGCAAGTGCTGCCGTATCTCCAGGAAGTCTGGGATCAAGCCCCGGAGGGGAGCATCTACATCTTTCACCACTTGCGGCAGCGGGAGAGTGCCAAGGCGGCGGATAGGGGCTTCTGGGGGAGCGTGAATCTGCGGACACACTTCCTGCGGATGCTCAAGCGGGCGGGAATCCGGCCCTGGCCGCGCCTGTGGCACAACCTGCGGGCCTCGGCTCAGACGGACCTGGCCAACACTTTTCCGGATCACGTTGTCTGTGAGTGGCTGGGGAATACGGCGGCGGTAGCCCAAGATCACTATCTCCAGGTCACGGATGCCCACTTCGACCTCGCCCGCCAGTGGGGCGGTCCGCTGGGAGCGGTCCCACCGCCGACAAGATCGGCATCTTGTCTCCATACTCCCATCTTGTCAGGCGGCACAGAAAGCGGCACACAGGCGGCACAGTTTGCGGCACAGCAGAATACGGAAGTACAGTGTGCTATATGGCGCAGGGAGTCGCAAGAGCTTGGAATTGAGGATGTTACGCATCGTGTTGCATCATCGTGCAGTACGGTGCCAAGTCAAAAGTTGACCCTATCGGGATTCGAACCCGAGTTTTAG
- the cimA gene encoding citramalate synthase yields MRIVIYDTTLRDGSQGEGVNFSLQDKLLLTRRLDEFGIDYIEGGYPLSNPKDAEYFQAVQELTLRHARVVAFGMTRKKHTAVEDDTGLRALLGAGTAVVTLVGKTWDYHVTHVLGTTLDENLRMIEDSVRYCRRQGREVFYDAEHFFDGWKANPDYALKTVQAAAEGGASTIILCDTNGGTMPEMIAEAVAAVRRALPCAIGIHCHNDCDLAVANSLAAVRAGATQVQGTINGLGERCGNADLISIIANLALKYGYEVLQPSSLQRLTEISRYVYELANMNFRSNQPFVGSSAFAHKGGMHTHAVNRDPATYEHIRPEMVGNERRILVSELSGHSTILTKTMKYRLHHDKALLTQILNQVQDLENAGYEFEAAEASFDLLVKKAAGLYRPWFERLAYRVNIEHDSERAPVTEATVKVRIGDQIAHTVSEGDGPVNALDGALRKALTPAYPRLQEMQLVDYKVRVVNAREGTAARVRVVIESRDATDVWGTVGVSENIIEASWLALVDSIEYKLFKDSETEGAGRDHPAGGSDV; encoded by the coding sequence ATGCGGATCGTTATATACGACACAACATTGCGTGATGGGAGTCAGGGAGAAGGCGTCAATTTCTCCCTTCAGGATAAGCTCTTGCTCACGCGCCGATTGGACGAGTTCGGTATCGATTACATTGAGGGAGGGTATCCGCTTTCCAATCCGAAGGATGCCGAGTATTTCCAAGCCGTTCAGGAGTTGACGTTACGCCATGCCCGTGTCGTGGCCTTTGGCATGACGCGTAAGAAACACACCGCGGTGGAGGACGATACCGGCCTGCGAGCGCTTTTGGGCGCCGGGACTGCTGTGGTCACTCTGGTCGGCAAAACGTGGGATTATCACGTCACTCACGTCCTCGGAACGACTTTAGATGAGAACCTGCGCATGATCGAGGATTCGGTTCGGTATTGCCGGCGTCAGGGCCGGGAGGTGTTTTACGATGCCGAGCATTTCTTCGACGGCTGGAAGGCCAATCCCGATTATGCCTTGAAAACGGTGCAAGCGGCGGCAGAGGGTGGTGCATCCACCATCATCCTGTGTGACACCAACGGAGGAACGATGCCGGAGATGATCGCCGAGGCGGTGGCCGCCGTGCGACGAGCGCTTCCCTGTGCCATCGGCATTCACTGCCACAATGATTGCGATTTGGCCGTGGCCAATTCCCTCGCCGCCGTCCGAGCGGGAGCCACGCAGGTGCAGGGGACTATCAACGGCCTTGGCGAACGCTGCGGCAATGCTGACCTGATCAGCATCATTGCCAATTTAGCTCTGAAGTACGGTTACGAGGTGTTGCAACCGTCGAGTTTACAGCGACTCACGGAAATCTCCCGCTATGTGTACGAGTTGGCTAATATGAATTTCCGTTCCAATCAACCCTTTGTCGGCAGCAGCGCCTTTGCCCACAAAGGAGGAATGCACACACATGCCGTCAACCGCGATCCAGCCACTTACGAACACATCCGGCCCGAAATGGTCGGCAATGAACGGCGCATTCTGGTCTCTGAGTTATCCGGCCATTCGACCATTCTGACCAAAACCATGAAATACCGCCTGCATCATGACAAGGCCCTGTTGACGCAGATACTCAATCAGGTGCAGGACCTGGAAAATGCGGGGTACGAGTTCGAAGCGGCGGAGGCCTCCTTCGACCTGCTCGTCAAGAAAGCGGCGGGATTATACCGCCCCTGGTTTGAACGCTTGGCTTACCGGGTCAACATCGAACATGACAGCGAACGCGCACCCGTGACAGAGGCAACGGTCAAGGTCCGCATCGGAGATCAGATTGCCCATACGGTCAGCGAAGGCGATGGTCCGGTCAATGCCTTGGACGGAGCGTTGCGGAAAGCGCTGACTCCCGCCTATCCCCGCTTGCAGGAGATGCAACTGGTCGATTACAAGGTGCGTGTGGTCAACGCTCGGGAAGGTACAGCCGCCCGCGTCCGCGTCGTCATCGAATCCCGCGATGCCACCGATGTCTGGGGGACCGTAGGCGTGAGCGAAAACATCATCGAAGCCAGTTGGTTGGCCCTCGTGGACAGCATTGAATACAAGCTGTTCAAAGATAGCGAAACTGAAGGCGCCGGGCGCGATCACCCAGCGGGCGGTTCGGATGTCTAA